Proteins encoded within one genomic window of Chloroflexota bacterium:
- a CDS encoding EamA family transporter, with the protein MITTITPNVVPSRTRGIALVILATVFWSTSGIFINLIIQQSGVSSVNLAFWRDLGTFLVLLVGIALLNPQLLRIKRHDIPWLFAMGGSIGAFHALWNTAVVLNGASIATVIQSDSPIFVTIMAWIFFKEPLTRKKFAAIALSIAGTVLISGFYGMGSLQVTGYGVTIALASAIMYGLVSLFGKKLVGNYSSWTVLLYTFGIAALLLLPLQFATPIPWPISTQVQFLFAGLVLITTVSGFALYTTALKALQASVASIMNTTEVAFAAILAYFILGERLDIWQIIGAALVVSGVILISLPNGKTKNT; encoded by the coding sequence GTGATAACAACCATAACACCCAACGTGGTGCCCTCGCGCACGCGCGGTATCGCGCTGGTCATCCTGGCAACAGTATTCTGGTCTACATCAGGAATTTTCATCAACCTGATTATCCAACAAAGCGGCGTCAGTTCTGTTAACCTTGCCTTTTGGCGCGATTTAGGCACATTTCTTGTTTTACTGGTTGGCATTGCCTTGCTCAATCCCCAATTACTACGCATCAAGCGTCATGACATCCCCTGGCTCTTTGCTATGGGAGGCAGCATCGGCGCGTTTCACGCCTTATGGAATACAGCCGTTGTGCTCAATGGCGCTTCGATTGCCACTGTCATCCAGAGCGATTCCCCCATTTTCGTCACCATCATGGCCTGGATATTTTTCAAAGAGCCACTTACCCGAAAAAAGTTTGCCGCTATTGCGCTCTCTATCGCAGGGACTGTTCTTATTTCTGGATTTTACGGCATGGGAAGCCTGCAAGTGACGGGCTACGGCGTTACGATTGCGCTGGCTTCTGCCATCATGTATGGCTTGGTCAGTCTGTTCGGGAAAAAACTCGTGGGCAATTATAGTTCTTGGACGGTGCTTTTATACACCTTTGGCATTGCTGCGCTGCTACTGTTGCCCCTCCAATTTGCAACACCCATCCCGTGGCCGATTTCCACGCAAGTGCAATTTCTGTTTGCCGGTTTGGTTTTGATCACCACCGTTTCAGGTTTTGCGCTGTACACTACCGCGCTAAAAGCCCTTCAAGCCAGCGTTGCCTCCATTATGAACACCACCGAAGTCGCGTTTGCTGCTATCCTGGCCTATTTCATTTTGGGCGAACGCCTGGATATCTGGCAAATTATTGGCGCAGCTTTGGTCGTCAGCGGCGTAATTCTCATTTCGCTTCCCAACGGAAAGACCAAAAATACCTGA
- the acs gene encoding acetate--CoA ligase, which produces MTTKKQLQGEVFYPSAEVIEKARLKDWEATAQWAADDLEGFWASEAEELEWYQKWDQVLDDSTPPFYKWFVGAQTNIVHNAIDRHLQTWRRNKLALIWEGEPGDSRAISYHGLNREVNQFANILKAMGVGKGDRVTIYMGRIPEIMFAMLACAKLGAIHSVVYGGFSVDALQGRIDDSESKVVITADGGWMRGKIVELKQIVDEAVKHSPSVETVIVVKRTGQEVYMETGRDYWYHDLAQLPIANGDCKTEKLDAEDPLFILYTSGTTGTPKAILHTHGGYMVGTSATLKYVFDLQDDDRWWCAADPGWITGHSYIVYAPLVLGATSFIYEGAPNYPYPDRWWKMIAKYGLTVFYTAPTAIRGLMRFGESWPNRHDLSSLRLLGSVGEPINPEAWKWYHRVIGGERCPIMDTWWQTETGNFMITPTPVVPLKPGSGTRPFFGQEAEILDEEGNPVADGEEGYMVLKKPWPAMLRTIYKNPDRYVEQYWSKYPGYYTTGDSAKRDEDGYFWIIGRVDDVIKVSGYRLGTAEIESALVSHSAVAEAAAIGLPHDVKGQAIHAYCILRAGDVATPALADELIQHVGDHIGKIARPEEITFVDKLPKTRSGKIMRRLLKARALGLDEGDTSTLED; this is translated from the coding sequence ATGACAACAAAAAAACAACTGCAAGGCGAAGTGTTCTATCCATCCGCGGAGGTGATCGAAAAAGCTCGCCTCAAAGATTGGGAGGCAACTGCCCAATGGGCAGCAGATGATCTGGAAGGTTTTTGGGCCAGTGAAGCCGAAGAACTGGAATGGTACCAGAAATGGGATCAGGTTTTAGATGACAGCACCCCCCCATTTTATAAATGGTTTGTTGGCGCGCAGACCAATATTGTGCATAATGCCATTGACCGTCATCTTCAAACCTGGCGCAGGAATAAACTGGCATTAATCTGGGAAGGTGAGCCTGGAGACAGCCGGGCGATTTCTTATCACGGATTGAACCGCGAGGTTAATCAGTTTGCGAATATCCTCAAAGCTATGGGCGTCGGCAAAGGGGATCGCGTCACCATTTATATGGGGCGCATACCGGAGATTATGTTCGCTATGCTGGCTTGTGCCAAACTCGGCGCGATTCACTCGGTTGTCTATGGCGGCTTTAGTGTGGATGCTTTGCAAGGCCGCATTGACGATTCGGAATCGAAAGTGGTTATCACCGCTGATGGCGGTTGGATGCGGGGCAAAATTGTTGAACTTAAACAGATTGTGGACGAAGCGGTCAAGCATTCGCCTTCGGTGGAAACGGTTATTGTAGTCAAACGTACCGGGCAAGAAGTATATATGGAAACGGGGCGTGATTATTGGTATCATGATTTGGCTCAATTGCCGATTGCCAACGGCGATTGCAAAACCGAAAAGTTGGATGCCGAAGACCCTCTCTTTATTTTGTATACATCCGGCACTACGGGCACGCCCAAAGCCATTTTGCATACCCACGGCGGCTACATGGTGGGGACTTCGGCGACGCTGAAATATGTCTTTGATTTGCAGGATGATGATCGTTGGTGGTGTGCCGCTGATCCGGGCTGGATCACCGGGCACTCCTATATCGTTTATGCACCCCTTGTGTTGGGGGCCACATCTTTCATATATGAAGGTGCCCCCAATTACCCCTATCCAGACCGCTGGTGGAAGATGATTGCAAAATATGGCCTGACCGTATTCTACACCGCGCCGACAGCCATCCGCGGTCTGATGCGTTTCGGCGAATCCTGGCCTAATCGGCATGATCTTTCTTCGTTGCGTTTGCTGGGTTCGGTGGGAGAACCCATTAACCCCGAGGCCTGGAAATGGTATCATCGCGTGATCGGTGGGGAACGCTGCCCGATTATGGATACCTGGTGGCAGACGGAAACTGGCAACTTTATGATTACCCCAACCCCGGTGGTGCCGCTCAAGCCCGGTTCCGGGACGCGCCCCTTCTTTGGGCAAGAGGCTGAAATCCTGGACGAAGAAGGCAATCCTGTTGCCGATGGGGAAGAAGGCTACATGGTGCTCAAAAAACCCTGGCCTGCTATGTTGCGCACGATTTATAAAAATCCTGATCGTTATGTGGAGCAATACTGGAGTAAATACCCCGGGTACTACACTACCGGCGACTCCGCCAAACGCGACGAAGATGGCTATTTCTGGATCATCGGGCGTGTGGATGATGTAATTAAGGTTTCTGGCTATCGCCTGGGAACAGCCGAGATTGAAAGCGCGTTGGTCAGCCACTCGGCAGTCGCTGAAGCCGCGGCAATTGGTTTGCCTCATGATGTGAAGGGGCAGGCTATTCATGCCTACTGCATTCTGCGTGCAGGCGATGTGGCCACACCTGCTCTTGCCGATGAACTCATCCAGCACGTTGGCGACCACATCGGCAAGATCGCCCGCCCCGAGGAAATCACCTTTGTGGACAAGCTCCCCAAGACGCGCTCCGGCAAGATTATGCGTCGTTTGCTCAAAGCGCGTGCCCTGGGTCTGGATGAAGGCGATACATCTACGCTGGAAGATTAA
- a CDS encoding DUF4445 domain-containing protein, whose product MPEVTVIYGEEIRTVQAQKGELLGEIIAKTGLPLEQPCAGRGTCGKCKVLVEEGVGQPDEIELENLSAGELALNNRLACRARIEEDSRLVLSPIVVYSNKIFKSSSRYKREKDVPLGLAIDFGSTTVAAFLTMLDTGEVAAGGGGLNQQTVYGADVISRLAAALESPENADRLQRLALASINQAVDSLKLSKRILERVQRVTIVGNVAMHHLLAKQPLESISMMPFQPHSSASIKDAQYLMSGIFPEHIQVMLPPLIGGFVGSDALACLAYFNFDNPSGPMAAIDLGTNGEVMVTDGKRILTASTAAGPAFEGVNISCGTRAIDGAIVDTQLQDGQLDLETIANAEPIGLTGSGLLSAVNQFRQAGVIDPSGRILPKPEGYTHLIGSDEYGARSIDLVEDGSLKLTQLDVRELQKAKGAIRAAIDVLMMQLNLKPEDLQKVILTGSFGGQVDIDAIINIGLIPPVAPEVVETTANGAGFGAAIFLSEEGFALGEKLAAKAEQIDLDLDANFNILYVEGMSLSPNGKRA is encoded by the coding sequence ATGCCCGAAGTAACCGTCATCTATGGCGAAGAAATTAGAACAGTGCAGGCTCAAAAAGGCGAACTTCTCGGTGAGATCATTGCCAAAACCGGTCTCCCCCTCGAACAACCCTGCGCCGGTCGTGGCACCTGCGGTAAATGCAAGGTGCTCGTCGAAGAAGGTGTCGGCCAACCCGATGAAATTGAACTCGAAAATCTGAGTGCGGGTGAACTTGCGCTGAACAACCGCCTGGCCTGCCGCGCCCGCATCGAAGAAGATTCGCGCCTGGTACTCTCACCCATCGTGGTGTATTCCAACAAAATTTTCAAAAGCAGCTCACGCTATAAACGCGAAAAAGACGTGCCATTGGGACTGGCAATCGACTTTGGCTCCACAACCGTAGCCGCTTTTCTGACCATGCTCGATACCGGCGAAGTTGCCGCGGGCGGCGGCGGGTTGAACCAGCAAACCGTATATGGCGCCGATGTGATCTCGCGTCTGGCCGCGGCCCTAGAAAGCCCCGAAAACGCCGACCGCCTGCAACGCCTGGCGCTGGCTTCCATCAATCAGGCCGTCGATTCGCTGAAACTCTCCAAGCGCATCCTCGAGCGCGTGCAACGCGTCACCATTGTCGGTAACGTAGCTATGCACCATCTCTTAGCCAAACAACCGCTGGAATCGATCTCAATGATGCCCTTCCAGCCGCATAGTTCCGCTTCAATTAAGGATGCCCAATACTTGATGAGTGGCATTTTTCCCGAACATATCCAGGTGATGCTGCCCCCATTGATCGGCGGTTTTGTGGGGTCGGATGCGCTGGCCTGTCTGGCCTATTTCAACTTCGACAACCCTTCGGGGCCAATGGCGGCCATTGATTTGGGCACCAACGGTGAAGTCATGGTCACGGATGGCAAACGCATTCTGACCGCATCCACCGCTGCCGGGCCTGCCTTTGAAGGCGTCAATATTTCCTGCGGCACACGCGCCATCGACGGCGCAATTGTGGATACCCAACTCCAGGATGGTCAGCTTGATCTAGAAACCATCGCCAATGCAGAACCCATCGGACTGACCGGTTCCGGCTTGCTCAGCGCTGTCAACCAATTCCGGCAAGCAGGTGTGATTGACCCCAGCGGACGGATTCTCCCCAAACCCGAAGGCTATACCCATCTCATCGGTAGCGATGAATACGGGGCACGCTCGATTGATCTCGTTGAAGATGGCTCTCTTAAACTTACACAACTCGATGTGCGCGAACTGCAAAAAGCCAAAGGCGCGATCCGCGCCGCCATTGACGTGCTAATGATGCAACTCAATCTGAAGCCTGAAGATTTGCAAAAAGTAATCCTCACCGGCTCCTTCGGCGGGCAGGTGGATATTGACGCCATCATTAACATTGGTTTGATTCCCCCTGTTGCGCCGGAAGTCGTCGAAACCACCGCCAACGGAGCCGGATTCGGCGCGGCGATCTTCCTCTCGGAGGAGGGTTTTGCGCTAGGCGAAAAACTGGCCGCCAAAGCAGAGCAAATTGATCTCGATTTGGATGCTAACTTCAACATATTGTATGTTGAGGGCATGTCGTTATCACCCAATGGTAAACGAGCGTGA